The DNA sequence ACAAGTATTGTTTATGTATTAACAATATTATATATTATTATTTTATTTTTCATTTACATTAGCTGATTTTATTTTTTAAAGTTTGTTTTATTAAAAAAAATATAGATTTCATTTTATTGAAATCTATATTTTTTCCATAGTAATTTTTATTAGATCTAAATGTTCTTTCATGTAAATGTAAGCATTTTCAGGATCTCTAGCAATTATTGAGTCACAAATTTTTTTATGTTGAATATTTAATGTATCTTCTTCATGATAATAATCTACTATTTTTTGTCTGGAATTTATAATAAAGTCTTCTAATAAATTTAAGGATATTTTGTATAAGCTTTTTATTAAAAAGTTTTTACTCATGCATGCTATTTTATAGTGAATTTCTTTATCTATATCACCTTTATTATAAATTTTGTCATTTCTAGTTAATTCTTGTGAAATTTTTTTCAACTCTTCAAATTCTTCTTCTGTCCCTCTAGTGGCAGCTAATTTAACGGCTTCCAATTCTATCATACTTCTTAATTCTAATATATCCTCATAACTACCATTGTTTAATATAAACATCATAGATAATGGTTGTATAAGAGATGTCTCTATATTATTACAAATAAAATTCCCTTCACCTTGTCTACTTTCTATTATCCCCATAGTTTCCAAAACTCTTAAAGCTTCTCTAATTGACGTTCTACTAACTCCCATCTTCTCAGAAAGCTCACGCTCTGACATCAATTTATCGCCTTTTTTAAGTTTTCCAGATAAAATCATATCCTGGATTTGACTTATGACTTGCTGATATATTTTTTTATTAGTTATATTACTAAACAAATATATACCTCCTTGTATTAAATACTTATGACTATATTATACTATAA is a window from the Paraclostridium sordellii genome containing:
- a CDS encoding FadR/GntR family transcriptional regulator, with protein sequence MFSNITNKKIYQQVISQIQDMILSGKLKKGDKLMSERELSEKMGVSRTSIREALRVLETMGIIESRQGEGNFICNNIETSLIQPLSMMFILNNGSYEDILELRSMIELEAVKLAATRGTEEEFEELKKISQELTRNDKIYNKGDIDKEIHYKIACMSKNFLIKSLYKISLNLLEDFIINSRQKIVDYYHEEDTLNIQHKKICDSIIARDPENAYIYMKEHLDLIKITMEKI